One Dysidea avara chromosome 7, odDysAvar1.4, whole genome shotgun sequence genomic region harbors:
- the LOC136260854 gene encoding uncharacterized protein, with the protein MQITDYTHVLLQNVEGAHTSSSRSLTTSLICTTPSVSSITPSLRPLTPSPILLTPSLVSLTPSSVLLIPSSMSLPSSFTSKTTTSVTMAPTSYQRTERSTHTSLARPVSVRVYKPNVVDWQQDPSTSVIASTTISSALTSVSVSSSPTRSSVDASLSMPSTIIMPPPTASIVARSQYLASAVAGATLQSADATHVNATLVPTTVENAVSLLPSTAGDDYVEKHTLTSKLSRQPTDYALRLPAAWRDHMNVGDQQWIGRTVFSAQNTISDTVAAKLWWYPPIADLKTTQPKPESYVLRRICVWMPRRAWSIDLKCPNCHLRSLQ; encoded by the exons ATGCAAATTACTGATTACACACACGTGTTACTACAGAATGTGGAGGGTGCCCATACTTCCTCTTCAAGATCTCTTACTACCTCTTTAATTTGTACTACCCCTTCTGTATCGTCGATTACCCCATCCTTAAGACCTCTTACCCCATCACCAATCCTTCTTACCCCTTCCTTGGTATCTCTTACTCCTTCTTCAGTCCTTCTTATCCCATCATCAATGTCCCTTCCCTCATCATTTACTTCTAAAACAACTACTAGTGTAACAATG GCACCTACAAGCTACCAAAGAACTGAAAGGAGCACACACACATCCTTGGCACGGCCT GTTAGTGTTCGTGTGTATAAGCCAAATGTAGTGGACTGGCAGCAGGATCCTTCCACCAGTGTAATTGCATCCACCACGATATCCTCTGCACTCACTAGCGTATCAGTCTCCTCCTCACCAACAAGATCCAGTGTGGATGCCAGTCTCTCCATGCCATCTACCATCATTATGCCTCCCCCAACAGCCAGCATTGTAGCCAGGAGTCAGTATCTG GCCTCAGCGGTTGCTGGTGCCACACTGCAGTCAGCTGATGCTACACATGTTAATGCCACACTAGTACCCACAACAGTGGAG AACGCTGTGTCATTGTTGCCATCCACTGCTGGTGATGATTATGTTGAAAAACATACCCTGACTTCA AAGTTAAGCCGCCAACCTACTGACTATGCTCTCCGCTTGCCTGCTGCATGGAGGGACCACATGAATGTTGGTGACCAGCAATGGATTGGCAGAACTGTGTTCTCTGCACAGAACACCATCAGTGACACAGTTGCTGCAAAGCTGTGGTGGTACCCCCCAATAGCAGATCTAAAGACAACTCAACCAAAGCCAGAGTCCTATGTTTTACGACGGATTTGTGTTTGGATGCCACGGAGAGCATGGTCCATTGATTTAAAGTGCCCCAATTGCCACTTGAGGTCACTGCAGTAA
- the LOC136259687 gene encoding uncharacterized protein isoform X1 yields the protein MIIMAEEKVTNKDTEGTTEESVSIYDTPKKPVVAPRTRANLSSNSTNEDESKPLVPPKRIRTSTQVSSIIGSLNSNAHNPKEQDLKSDAVKSGLPTVSPKPTNTKPKPPLPKPFGSPANTAPISESKSAQTTSIDTTELYDDPGSRYIVAQKPKAEEKALPDEMPDYAEPDTLVMKPASTAPSVTSTDINKYKITSKPYELEEFAAEFPLPQIIRVYSGYYGITEQFSMSEGEELILFFIKSSKIITASTRSKAETYHLPLNTSVQFSPYQQKSLEKEEQTYRYKTVGDLIQRDESLPKVVKVFRSFAGVSEESSVSAGDLIFPRKVSGKKKKTVLKCTNKSGQKLKLGLNCVGDFSVDPSDVRMYLLEYIEYINEFPYTAMIFNDNDESGKLSCLRTGTVLVLDSPQPLRSYICSTDIFGEKDYPIVELPMIMPIQIQCMERPELNMEPIYNKVQHAYENFKPSMIKKSLYPAQNQTELKAQQQFYEEVQKDDGSSHLYDLERPEAIYEAIPGENAFYVRKAEAMRLPPSLPPLKSSAPSTAPGATVTSPPVSGVKSPKSPAPPKPVRHQSLHEFSLNKLPPSVPASPLAKSGTVPPAVPSKPVPIGNKEPTYDALVDPTQSTVPPSPVAKPSTVLPAIPSKPVPIGNKELTYDALVDSTQSTVPPSPVAKPSTVLPAIPSKPVPIGNKEPTYETLEEPTQPMVPPATPTFETTPEENIAYLKTMDVETVLQLLGDMNLAEYKDSFRHEQVDGELLVDLTKNELEDLGITKKIHQLRLMKLIDGSSSAKKYEGGIYGTLS from the exons A TGATAATTATGGCTGAAGAAAAGGTTACTAATAAAGATACTGAAGGGACCACTGAAGAGTCTGTTTCAATTTATGATACTCCGAAGAAGCCTGTAGTTGCTCCACGCACAAGAGCCAATCTATCATCAAATAGCACAAATGAAGATGAGTCAAAGCCTCTTGTACCACCAAAACGAATTAGGACGTCTACACAAGTATCTTCTATAATTGGTAGTTTAAATTCCAATGCTCATAATCCAAAAGAACAAGATCTCAAGTCAGATGCAGTCAAATCGGGATTGCCTACTGTTTCTCCTAAACCAACCAACACTAAACCAAAACCTCCCTTGCCAAAACCATTTGGGTCACCTGCAAATACAGCACCTATTTCTGAAAGCAAAAGTGCACAGACTACTTCAATAGATACCACTGAGCTGTATGATGACCCTGGCTCCAGGTACATAGTGGCACAAAAACCTAAAGCAGAAGAGAAAGCATTACCTGATGAAATGCCAGACTATGCAGAGCCTGATACATTAGTAATGAAACCAGCTAGCACTGCTCCTTCTGTTACATCAACTGATATTAACAAATACAAAATCACGTCTAAACCATATGAATTGGAagagtttgcagctgaatttcCTTTACCACAGATCATACGTGTCTATTCTGGCTATTATGGGATAACCGAGCAGTTCAGTATGTCAGAGGGTGAAGAGCTTATTTTATTCTTCATCAAGTcttcaaaaattataacagcATCAACACGGAGCAAAGCTGAGACTTACCACCTCCCACTGAATACTTCTGTCCAATTCAGCCCTTATCAGCAGAAGAGCTTAGAGAAAGAAGAACAGACATATCGCTATAAAACAGTAGGTGATTTGATTCAGCGAGACGAAAGTTTACCCAAAGTAGTAAAAGTTTTTAGGTCTTTCGCTGGTGTATCTGAAGAATCATCTGTGTCAGCTGGTGATCTGATCTTTCCAAGAAAAGTGTCAGgcaagaagaagaaaacagTACTGAAATGCACAAACAAAAGTGGACAAAAATTGAAACTGGGGCTTAATTGTGTGGGTGACTTTTCAGTTGACCCTTCCGATGTACGAATGTACCTTTTGGAATATATAGAATACATCAATGAATTTCCTTATACAGCTATGATTTTCAATGACAATGATGAGTCCGGCAAGCTATCTTGCCTTCGTACAGGCACTGTGCTTGTTTTGGATTCTCCACAGCCACTTCGCAGCTATATTTGTAGTACCGACATCTTTGGTGAAAAAGATTACCCAATAGTTGAGCTCCCAATGATTATGCCAATTCAAATACAATGTATGGAACGACCAGAGCTCAATATGGAGCCAATCTATAATAAGGTACAACATGCTTATGAGAATTTCAAACCTTCTATGATCAAGAAAAGCTTGTATCCTGCACAGAACCAGACAGAGTTGAAAGCTCAGCAGCAATTTTATGAAGAAGTCCAAAAAGATGATGGAAGCTCACACTTGTATGACCTGGAACGGCCTGAGGCTATCTATGAAGCAATACCTGGAGAAAATGCTTTTTATGTTCGGAAAGCAGAAGCAATGCGCTTACCACCAAGCCTTCCACCACTGAAGTCCTCTGCTCCATCTACTGCTCCTGGTGCCACCGTTACAAGTCCACCGGTGTCTGGTGTAAAATCCCCCAAATCACCCGCACCTCCTAAACCTGTTAGACACCAGTCATTGCACGAATTTTCATTAAACAAACTTCCACCTTCAGTACCTGCTAGTCCATTAGCAAAATCTGGCACTGTACCACCTGCAGTTCCATCCAAACCTGTACCTATAGGCAACAAGGAGCCTACCTATGATGCACTGGTGGACCCTACTCAGTCTACAGTGCCTCCTAGTCCAGTGGCCAAGCCTAGTACTGTACTACCTGCAATTCCATCCAAACCTGTACCTATAGGCAACAAGGAGCTGACCTATGATGCACTGGTGGACTCTACTCAATCTACAGTGCCTCCTAGTCCAGTAGCCAAGCCTAGTACTGTACTACCTGCAATTCCATCCAAACCAGTACCAATAGGTAACAAGGAGCCGACTTATGAAACACTGGAAGAGCCAACTCAACCTATGGTGCCACCTGCAACTCCTACTTTTGAAACAACTCCAGAGGAAAACATTGCCTACTTGAAGACAATGGATGTTGAAACTGTGTTACAACTACTTGGAGATATGAACCTTGCTGAATACAAGGACAGTTTTCGACATGAACAAGTTGATGGTGAGTTGCTTGTTGATCTCACAAAGAATGAACTTGAAGATCTTGGCATCACAAAGAAGATCCATCAGCTACGACTAATGAAATTGATTGATGGCTCTTCTTCAGCCAAGAAATATGAGGGCGGCATCTACGGCACATTGTCTTAA
- the LOC136259687 gene encoding uncharacterized protein isoform X2, with amino-acid sequence MAEEKVTNKDTEGTTEESVSIYDTPKKPVVAPRTRANLSSNSTNEDESKPLVPPKRIRTSTQVSSIIGSLNSNAHNPKEQDLKSDAVKSGLPTVSPKPTNTKPKPPLPKPFGSPANTAPISESKSAQTTSIDTTELYDDPGSRYIVAQKPKAEEKALPDEMPDYAEPDTLVMKPASTAPSVTSTDINKYKITSKPYELEEFAAEFPLPQIIRVYSGYYGITEQFSMSEGEELILFFIKSSKIITASTRSKAETYHLPLNTSVQFSPYQQKSLEKEEQTYRYKTVGDLIQRDESLPKVVKVFRSFAGVSEESSVSAGDLIFPRKVSGKKKKTVLKCTNKSGQKLKLGLNCVGDFSVDPSDVRMYLLEYIEYINEFPYTAMIFNDNDESGKLSCLRTGTVLVLDSPQPLRSYICSTDIFGEKDYPIVELPMIMPIQIQCMERPELNMEPIYNKVQHAYENFKPSMIKKSLYPAQNQTELKAQQQFYEEVQKDDGSSHLYDLERPEAIYEAIPGENAFYVRKAEAMRLPPSLPPLKSSAPSTAPGATVTSPPVSGVKSPKSPAPPKPVRHQSLHEFSLNKLPPSVPASPLAKSGTVPPAVPSKPVPIGNKEPTYDALVDPTQSTVPPSPVAKPSTVLPAIPSKPVPIGNKELTYDALVDSTQSTVPPSPVAKPSTVLPAIPSKPVPIGNKEPTYETLEEPTQPMVPPATPTFETTPEENIAYLKTMDVETVLQLLGDMNLAEYKDSFRHEQVDGELLVDLTKNELEDLGITKKIHQLRLMKLIDGSSSAKKYEGGIYGTLS; translated from the coding sequence ATGGCTGAAGAAAAGGTTACTAATAAAGATACTGAAGGGACCACTGAAGAGTCTGTTTCAATTTATGATACTCCGAAGAAGCCTGTAGTTGCTCCACGCACAAGAGCCAATCTATCATCAAATAGCACAAATGAAGATGAGTCAAAGCCTCTTGTACCACCAAAACGAATTAGGACGTCTACACAAGTATCTTCTATAATTGGTAGTTTAAATTCCAATGCTCATAATCCAAAAGAACAAGATCTCAAGTCAGATGCAGTCAAATCGGGATTGCCTACTGTTTCTCCTAAACCAACCAACACTAAACCAAAACCTCCCTTGCCAAAACCATTTGGGTCACCTGCAAATACAGCACCTATTTCTGAAAGCAAAAGTGCACAGACTACTTCAATAGATACCACTGAGCTGTATGATGACCCTGGCTCCAGGTACATAGTGGCACAAAAACCTAAAGCAGAAGAGAAAGCATTACCTGATGAAATGCCAGACTATGCAGAGCCTGATACATTAGTAATGAAACCAGCTAGCACTGCTCCTTCTGTTACATCAACTGATATTAACAAATACAAAATCACGTCTAAACCATATGAATTGGAagagtttgcagctgaatttcCTTTACCACAGATCATACGTGTCTATTCTGGCTATTATGGGATAACCGAGCAGTTCAGTATGTCAGAGGGTGAAGAGCTTATTTTATTCTTCATCAAGTcttcaaaaattataacagcATCAACACGGAGCAAAGCTGAGACTTACCACCTCCCACTGAATACTTCTGTCCAATTCAGCCCTTATCAGCAGAAGAGCTTAGAGAAAGAAGAACAGACATATCGCTATAAAACAGTAGGTGATTTGATTCAGCGAGACGAAAGTTTACCCAAAGTAGTAAAAGTTTTTAGGTCTTTCGCTGGTGTATCTGAAGAATCATCTGTGTCAGCTGGTGATCTGATCTTTCCAAGAAAAGTGTCAGgcaagaagaagaaaacagTACTGAAATGCACAAACAAAAGTGGACAAAAATTGAAACTGGGGCTTAATTGTGTGGGTGACTTTTCAGTTGACCCTTCCGATGTACGAATGTACCTTTTGGAATATATAGAATACATCAATGAATTTCCTTATACAGCTATGATTTTCAATGACAATGATGAGTCCGGCAAGCTATCTTGCCTTCGTACAGGCACTGTGCTTGTTTTGGATTCTCCACAGCCACTTCGCAGCTATATTTGTAGTACCGACATCTTTGGTGAAAAAGATTACCCAATAGTTGAGCTCCCAATGATTATGCCAATTCAAATACAATGTATGGAACGACCAGAGCTCAATATGGAGCCAATCTATAATAAGGTACAACATGCTTATGAGAATTTCAAACCTTCTATGATCAAGAAAAGCTTGTATCCTGCACAGAACCAGACAGAGTTGAAAGCTCAGCAGCAATTTTATGAAGAAGTCCAAAAAGATGATGGAAGCTCACACTTGTATGACCTGGAACGGCCTGAGGCTATCTATGAAGCAATACCTGGAGAAAATGCTTTTTATGTTCGGAAAGCAGAAGCAATGCGCTTACCACCAAGCCTTCCACCACTGAAGTCCTCTGCTCCATCTACTGCTCCTGGTGCCACCGTTACAAGTCCACCGGTGTCTGGTGTAAAATCCCCCAAATCACCCGCACCTCCTAAACCTGTTAGACACCAGTCATTGCACGAATTTTCATTAAACAAACTTCCACCTTCAGTACCTGCTAGTCCATTAGCAAAATCTGGCACTGTACCACCTGCAGTTCCATCCAAACCTGTACCTATAGGCAACAAGGAGCCTACCTATGATGCACTGGTGGACCCTACTCAGTCTACAGTGCCTCCTAGTCCAGTGGCCAAGCCTAGTACTGTACTACCTGCAATTCCATCCAAACCTGTACCTATAGGCAACAAGGAGCTGACCTATGATGCACTGGTGGACTCTACTCAATCTACAGTGCCTCCTAGTCCAGTAGCCAAGCCTAGTACTGTACTACCTGCAATTCCATCCAAACCAGTACCAATAGGTAACAAGGAGCCGACTTATGAAACACTGGAAGAGCCAACTCAACCTATGGTGCCACCTGCAACTCCTACTTTTGAAACAACTCCAGAGGAAAACATTGCCTACTTGAAGACAATGGATGTTGAAACTGTGTTACAACTACTTGGAGATATGAACCTTGCTGAATACAAGGACAGTTTTCGACATGAACAAGTTGATGGTGAGTTGCTTGTTGATCTCACAAAGAATGAACTTGAAGATCTTGGCATCACAAAGAAGATCCATCAGCTACGACTAATGAAATTGATTGATGGCTCTTCTTCAGCCAAGAAATATGAGGGCGGCATCTACGGCACATTGTCTTAA
- the LOC136260853 gene encoding uncharacterized protein isoform X1, translated as MTRPGRTLHSCCTPTEIAALSQVPQSAHNCLQSGIICKYVWIYGTSFARGCTTESHPLYGVVMGRLSQAIFEWDSNDYSRLCDAKRGYLQQQGVLNPSDSDICKAINKEELSRHCRRRTRGADDTYKAIEDLLLQFTPATDSLGVPVFSGQMVTMWNEEKKHIKCIQDPPGVALYTVIGHIKKGGVQLSVFQCSRGTTSLESFHLHLARFIPGSSASDVHFQAFLLEGLARWNQARALSAAQQQPHMRVFDLQLAYNANKLSESILGNKLLPHHHEPTQCNDEELFGVSCLYRQVGRELEFMEDNMAAQEKSDERAVDEGFIDDNSETPPLSEEIVMDGVEASDLVEEVGDELEEVMEEDDTNESTTNSFATASTITDTGTVDSRGIAGWDKVAQLAEVLVELKGLSVSEEEAQRIKALWDSLDAFDKRATKVFLRSPPTMRGHFCGQKRTGHTTREQMRRCFLSGVSVPLSPHESRIVEAICILLCNRHIKSGRTSSAGGQSRTYLSKWDKVLKDYTALRARLYNSLDLLEGTNLALYTINKTTLQKWHKREERRKEMLARTQGLELSAPPLCAQEELTPAQRQPLSPPTPPAPFHQFPQTKDTSGQARRKATAGAATLIGSRVTCAVLPSHLSASLPHSHSEQGLQLQEQEVGTSSVSRTTLWRREKKRIAQAAAAGVDQPMPQKKHKKHECRQCHQPLSAETNHAQYYGKWYCPNIPGQVPVEQWKAEQKASRVAQRQQQQQQQQQQPQQKQQQQQQQQQ; from the exons ATGACAAGGCCAGGCAGGACCCTCCACAGCTGCTGTACACCGACAGAGATTGCTGCTCTGTCACAGGTACCTCAAAGTGCGCACAATTGTTTGCAGAGTGGGATCATCTGCAA GTACGTTTGGATATATGGCACTTCATTTGCTCGTGGCTGCACAACTGAATCACACCCCCTCTATGGAGTGGTAATGGGTCGCCTTTCTCAAGCAATATTTGAATGGGACAGTAATGACTATAG TCGTCTCTGTGATGCCAAGAGAGGGTACCTTCAGCAACAAGGTGTGCTAAACCCCTCAGATAGTGACATATGTAAGGCCATCAACAAGGAGGAGCTGTCCAGGCACTGCCGCAGAAGGACTAGGGGAGCTGATGACACATACAAGGCTATTGAGGACTTGCTGCTACAATTTACACCTGCTACTGATTCACTTGGTGTTCCTGTGTTCAG TGGACAGATGGTCACCATGTGGAATGAAGAGAAAAAGCATATAAAATGCATTCAAGATCCTCCAGGGGTGGCCTTGTACACTGTCATAGGACACATTAAGAAGGGAGGTGTACAACTTTCGGTGTTCCAATGCTCAAGAGGGACTACTTctctggaatcatttcaccTCCACCTGGCCAG ATTTATACCAGGATCCTCTGCAAGTGATGTGCACTTCCAGGCTTTTTTACTGGAAGGCTTGGCCAGGTGGAATCAAGCCCGAGCACTATCTGCCGCACAGCAGCAGCCTCATATGCGAGTGTTTGACTTGCAACTCGCCTACAAT GCCAACAAGCTGAGTGAATCCATCTTAGGTAACAAGCTGCTTCCACACCACCACGAACCTACTCAGTGTAATGATGAAGAGCTGTTTGGGGTCTCCTGTCTGTACCGGCAAGTTGGCAGGGAGCTAGAATTTATGGAAGACAACATGGCTGCCCAAGAGAAAAGTGATGAAAGGGCTGTGGATGAGGGCTTCATTGATGACAATAGTGAGACTCCCCCCTTATCTGAAGAGATCGTAATGGATGGTGTGGAAGCATCAGACTTAGTGGAGGAGGTGGGGGATGAGCTCGAGGAAGTGATGGAAGAA GATGATACCAATGAAAGCACTACTAATAGTTTTGCCACTGCATCCACCATTACTGACACCGGCACTGTAGACTCCAGGGGAATAGCAGGATGGGACAAGGTTGCCCAGTTAGCTGAGGTGCTTGTTGAGCTGAAAGGGCTGTCAGTGTCTGAAGAGGAAGCACAAAGGATTAAGGCTTTGTGGGATTCCCTGGATGCATTTGATAAGAGAGCTACTAAAGTATTCCTCCGGTCTCCGCCAACAATGAGGGGTCACTTCTGTGGCCAAAAGCGAACTGGGCACACAACTAGAGAGCAGATGAGGAG GTGTTTTCTCTCTGGAGTCTCAGTGCCATTATCACCACACGAGAGCCGCATTGTGGAGGCAATCTGCATATTGTTGTGCAATAGGCACATTAAGTCAGGGAGAACCTCTAGTGCTG GTGGCCAGAGTAGAACCTACTTATCTAAGTGGGATAAGGTGCTGAAGGATTACACTGCTCTGCGTGCTCGTTTATATAACTCACTTGACCTGCTGGAGGGGACCAACCTTGCATTGTACACCATCAATAAAACCACTTTG CAAAAGTGGCACAAGAGGGAGGAAAGAAGGAAAGAGATGTTGGCTCGAACACAAGGCTTGGAGTTATCAGCTCCACCACTTTGTGCTCAGGAAGAACTTACTCCAGCACAACGCCAGCCACTCTCTCCTCCCACTCCTCCAGCCCCATTTCACCAATTTCCACAGACGAAGGACACTAGTGGACAGGCAAGACGAAAGGCCACGGCAGGTGCTGCTACACTAATAGGTTCCCGAGTCACGTGTGCAGTATTACCGTCACATTTGTCAGCCTCACTACCACACTCACACAGTGAGCAG GGATTACAACTGCAGGAGCAAGAAGTGGGGACAA GCAGCGTCTCTCGTACCACCTTATGGCGTCGTGAAAAAAAGAGGATAGCacaagctgctgctgctggtgtAGATCAACCCATGCCACAAAAGAAGCACAAGAAACATGAGTGTAGACAATGCCATCAGCCTTTAAGTG CGGAGACCAATCATGCTCAATACTATGGGAAGTGGTACTGCCCAAATATACCAGGGCAAGTGCCAGTTGAGCAGTGGAAGGCAGAACAGAAGGCATCACGAGTTGCTCAGaggcaacagcagcagcagcagcagcaacaacaaccaCAACagaaacagcagcagcaacaacagcagcaacaatAA
- the LOC136260853 gene encoding uncharacterized protein isoform X2 produces the protein MTIVVSVMPREGTFSNKEELSRHCRRRTRGADDTYKAIEDLLLQFTPATDSLGVPVFSGQMVTMWNEEKKHIKCIQDPPGVALYTVIGHIKKGGVQLSVFQCSRGTTSLESFHLHLARFIPGSSASDVHFQAFLLEGLARWNQARALSAAQQQPHMRVFDLQLAYNANKLSESILGNKLLPHHHEPTQCNDEELFGVSCLYRQVGRELEFMEDNMAAQEKSDERAVDEGFIDDNSETPPLSEEIVMDGVEASDLVEEVGDELEEVMEEDDTNESTTNSFATASTITDTGTVDSRGIAGWDKVAQLAEVLVELKGLSVSEEEAQRIKALWDSLDAFDKRATKVFLRSPPTMRGHFCGQKRTGHTTREQMRRCFLSGVSVPLSPHESRIVEAICILLCNRHIKSGRTSSAGGQSRTYLSKWDKVLKDYTALRARLYNSLDLLEGTNLALYTINKTTLQKWHKREERRKEMLARTQGLELSAPPLCAQEELTPAQRQPLSPPTPPAPFHQFPQTKDTSGQARRKATAGAATLIGSRVTCAVLPSHLSASLPHSHSEQGLQLQEQEVGTSSVSRTTLWRREKKRIAQAAAAGVDQPMPQKKHKKHECRQCHQPLSAETNHAQYYGKWYCPNIPGQVPVEQWKAEQKASRVAQRQQQQQQQQQQPQQKQQQQQQQQQ, from the exons ATGACTATAG TCGTCTCTGTGATGCCAAGAGAGGGTACCTTCAGCAACAAG GAGGAGCTGTCCAGGCACTGCCGCAGAAGGACTAGGGGAGCTGATGACACATACAAGGCTATTGAGGACTTGCTGCTACAATTTACACCTGCTACTGATTCACTTGGTGTTCCTGTGTTCAG TGGACAGATGGTCACCATGTGGAATGAAGAGAAAAAGCATATAAAATGCATTCAAGATCCTCCAGGGGTGGCCTTGTACACTGTCATAGGACACATTAAGAAGGGAGGTGTACAACTTTCGGTGTTCCAATGCTCAAGAGGGACTACTTctctggaatcatttcaccTCCACCTGGCCAG ATTTATACCAGGATCCTCTGCAAGTGATGTGCACTTCCAGGCTTTTTTACTGGAAGGCTTGGCCAGGTGGAATCAAGCCCGAGCACTATCTGCCGCACAGCAGCAGCCTCATATGCGAGTGTTTGACTTGCAACTCGCCTACAAT GCCAACAAGCTGAGTGAATCCATCTTAGGTAACAAGCTGCTTCCACACCACCACGAACCTACTCAGTGTAATGATGAAGAGCTGTTTGGGGTCTCCTGTCTGTACCGGCAAGTTGGCAGGGAGCTAGAATTTATGGAAGACAACATGGCTGCCCAAGAGAAAAGTGATGAAAGGGCTGTGGATGAGGGCTTCATTGATGACAATAGTGAGACTCCCCCCTTATCTGAAGAGATCGTAATGGATGGTGTGGAAGCATCAGACTTAGTGGAGGAGGTGGGGGATGAGCTCGAGGAAGTGATGGAAGAA GATGATACCAATGAAAGCACTACTAATAGTTTTGCCACTGCATCCACCATTACTGACACCGGCACTGTAGACTCCAGGGGAATAGCAGGATGGGACAAGGTTGCCCAGTTAGCTGAGGTGCTTGTTGAGCTGAAAGGGCTGTCAGTGTCTGAAGAGGAAGCACAAAGGATTAAGGCTTTGTGGGATTCCCTGGATGCATTTGATAAGAGAGCTACTAAAGTATTCCTCCGGTCTCCGCCAACAATGAGGGGTCACTTCTGTGGCCAAAAGCGAACTGGGCACACAACTAGAGAGCAGATGAGGAG GTGTTTTCTCTCTGGAGTCTCAGTGCCATTATCACCACACGAGAGCCGCATTGTGGAGGCAATCTGCATATTGTTGTGCAATAGGCACATTAAGTCAGGGAGAACCTCTAGTGCTG GTGGCCAGAGTAGAACCTACTTATCTAAGTGGGATAAGGTGCTGAAGGATTACACTGCTCTGCGTGCTCGTTTATATAACTCACTTGACCTGCTGGAGGGGACCAACCTTGCATTGTACACCATCAATAAAACCACTTTG CAAAAGTGGCACAAGAGGGAGGAAAGAAGGAAAGAGATGTTGGCTCGAACACAAGGCTTGGAGTTATCAGCTCCACCACTTTGTGCTCAGGAAGAACTTACTCCAGCACAACGCCAGCCACTCTCTCCTCCCACTCCTCCAGCCCCATTTCACCAATTTCCACAGACGAAGGACACTAGTGGACAGGCAAGACGAAAGGCCACGGCAGGTGCTGCTACACTAATAGGTTCCCGAGTCACGTGTGCAGTATTACCGTCACATTTGTCAGCCTCACTACCACACTCACACAGTGAGCAG GGATTACAACTGCAGGAGCAAGAAGTGGGGACAA GCAGCGTCTCTCGTACCACCTTATGGCGTCGTGAAAAAAAGAGGATAGCacaagctgctgctgctggtgtAGATCAACCCATGCCACAAAAGAAGCACAAGAAACATGAGTGTAGACAATGCCATCAGCCTTTAAGTG CGGAGACCAATCATGCTCAATACTATGGGAAGTGGTACTGCCCAAATATACCAGGGCAAGTGCCAGTTGAGCAGTGGAAGGCAGAACAGAAGGCATCACGAGTTGCTCAGaggcaacagcagcagcagcagcagcaacaacaaccaCAACagaaacagcagcagcaacaacagcagcaacaatAA